TTCTCTCTTGCGCAGAAGCTCACAAAGAGAATTTTTGTATCGTGTTTTGTTACCTCAGGTAATTGCTGGAAGCTTCAATTACACAGTGACAGAGGAAAAGGAGGAGCCAAAGACCAGTGACAGCCAACTTAATGAGCTGAAAGTACCTTGGGAGCTGGATGCAATGCCTTATGAACCATTTTCACCTTTGCCTCTGTTTGGGTGGTCCAGGATTGAAGATGTCAAACTTGATCGCCATGACTTCGACCTGACCAATGGTTAGCACTTGGCTTCACTATGCTGCGACATATGCATGAAGATAATACATGATGGAGATATAACGTAACAGTTGTAAGGGCAAGCTATTAAAAACTTTGGTTTCCAAAGATATTTTGTGGGCGGAAGTGTACTTCCAAACTCAAATTCGCGGAGGAAAAGTAGTTCTAAATTCTAACCAAGACTTCTAGAGACGTGTAAAATTGATATGTCGTTTGCTAAGTCGGGAACAACGGTGTAATTCCGCATACTTATATCCGCGAGAGCTATAAACTAGTAATAACAAGTCATTTTATGTCGAAGGATTATGAAATGCACATTCAGATGACAGAGGCGCCTTCTGAACATTTGTGATATGTGGGATTTACCTATGCTACCCATGATCTTGGCACAAAATTAGGCTAAGTTTCTGTGCTACGCATTACCACCTATTGGTGGTTGCCGCTATTAAATGCAGAGTTGAATCATGCTATCAAGCTGATGCAGCAATGTGAGAAATTATGTTCTTCAGAAACTTGACCAGACAACAACACGATCCAATGAAAGGCACACCGAACAGCTACAATATTTGAATTCATTCATTAACACGACATATACAACAAGTACAGAGCAGGATGCTGAAAATATAGCAGATGCATCCTCTGAAATGCTGGGTACAGATTTTATTTCAACACGACATTATTCTTGTTTCTAGAATACAGAGTGCCGATTTCTCCAGACGCTCCAGCCAGCGGCGGGTCTAAGAGCTCCCAAgcagcttcttgatatccttctgcAGATTATACAAAGCAACTGTTATGTTGATCGCTAGTGCTTCAGGATTAAGCATGCGCAAGGGGATGTGAATCACGGTGCACTGTTAGTTACCTCAATGCTCAGGGGGGAAGTGGTCGGGGCATAGCGGTCTACAACGCGACCCTCCTTGTCAACCAAGAACTTGGAGAAGTTCCACTTGATGCTGTCGCCGAAAAGGCCACCTTTGCTAGACTTCAGGAACTTGTATAGGGGAGAAACATTGTTGCCATTGACATCAACCTGACAGACAATACGAACTAGGGCTCAATAATGCAGCATAAATCATTCCTCTTGGATGGATAATTCTTAAGATAAAACGGAGATTCATGGGCATCCCATTGAAACATTTGCAACGCTGTCACACTGAAACAGATAAATGCATTACTTTGGCCTAGGAAAATCACAGCAAAAATGTACCTTGTCGAAAATGGGGTACTCGGCCTTGAAGCGAGTGCAGGCAAACTGAACGATCTCATCATTGGTGCCAGGCTCCTGCCCACCAAACTGATTGCATGGGAAAGCCAAGATCTCAAAGCCTGTAAACCACAAGTTGGCAATAGAACACAGAGGTTAGCATCCAATAAACGGAGTTTGCTGTTTAAATCGACTAGCTAGCAGTGTTAAGCAATTAGAAAATTAAACCCAGTAATCCATATGACATAACAAGGTAAAAGGTACAAAAAAAATGGATGAAGAAAAAACCTTGGTCCTTGTACTTCGGGTACAGCTGGCTCAGCTCGGTGTAGTTGGAGTTGGTCAAGCCACTGGAACAATTGGTCACAGACAATAATTAGCAGCGTAGCTGAAGAAGTAAGGTTCTGTATGGAATTTGTTTAATACGGACTCGATGTTTAATGACGTAGACAATCATTATTTTGGAGAATCAAGTAGGACACGGCATATAATAATTTTCATTTGCTCTGGACAACACAAAATAATTTGATTCAACGAACTGCTCGTAAGTTGGAGGTTTCTCATGGCCGAGCTGAAAGTAAAGAATGATGGATGCGAGGTCACAGGTCGTACGTACCACTGCGAAGCGACGTTAACAATGAGAAGAACCTTCCCCTTGTAGACGCTCAGGTCGACGTCCTTGCCGCTTGCATCCTGCACACCAAGGAGAACCAGTTCAATACAGTCGTACTACCGCACAATTCACCTAAGCGGCTTCCAGAAATCAGGCTAAACGAACTACCGGTCAGCGAATTTCAGACGGTTCAGCAGTCTAAATCCAACGGATCGGCAGAGAAATTCATACGAAGATCCACCCGAACAAACAAAGCGCGAAGCAGGCGCACCTCGAGCTAGCCCGGAGTTGGGAGCAGGCCGAGCAGGGGATCTAGCAGCGTGTGAGATAAATACAGAGAccgaaggggaggagaggagagcagGGCGGACCTTGACGGTGAAGTCGTGGACGGAGGTGGCGGAGGACGCGGCGGCCATGGCGAGATTCCCCGTGCGAGTTGACGGAGCGGCGTCGGCGGAGGTCGAGCGGGCTCGGAACTCAGGAGCAGAGCGGGTAGTTGGGAGTTTGGGGGGGAGGAGGCGGTAGCGTGGAGACGACGAGGATGGGAAGGTGGGCCGGTACGTCACCGGGAGATTTATAGGGCCAGGCCCACGGCCAGGGGGGAGGTTGGGGGGCTTGGAATCTTGTTATGGACAGAGGTGTGAACGCCCGCAGCAGTGAATAATGAATGCGCGTGGCCCGCCGGGGCCCGTCCGTGCGAACGGAATCAAGGCGCTGGGGTCAACTTGGGCGGCTGAGGCCTCGCCGTCCGATCCGATCGGACGGAAGAATCCATGTACTGTACGTGTACGTGGTCTCGTGCAGTCGCCGGACGTACGTGGTCGGCTTTCCTGCGTGTCGTATTCTCGTGTTCTCGCTGTCATGAACACATCtcgtttttttttgcggggtatgaACACATTACACATCTcgttggaaaagaaaaaaaagtgacgATTCTTGTCGTCGGAATGAAAATGCGAAAATAAACTCGCAATGCTTGAGACACGACACCATGCCGGAAAAGAGCACGTGGCCGAGTCGTGGACCCGGAAGTCATTTTTTCTTTTACGAAATTTTGGAGCGGGAAGTCTGACCTCCGTGTCGGCAGTGCCGGACGAACCAGCCTCCTGATGGATGACCGCCTCCTGCAGCTCCGGCTCCTCATCGGACTCCATGTCCCTCAAGATTGTGTCCACCTCCGCTCGTGCCTCTCGTAGGGTAACGGCGGTTTATCTCCATCTTCGTCCCCGAGTGTAAGTATTATTCCGCTCCCGGGCCATGGTCACAGGCAGACGACCTGCAAGCAGATGTGAAGAGAAATGTGAGTGCAGTTAGGGTTGGGGGTCGCCTCtggcttaaatagccggatttggCCCCTCGGGGCGGTGCGCCGGAGCGCCGTTCTCACCGCACCGCTAAGTTTCAACAAGTGTCCGCGTGGGTTCGCACGTCAGTCTGGCCTGGCGAACGCGTCCGAGTCTCCTCATATCCGGCTCAATATGAACTAGATAAGAGGGTGCCGGTCAGCTCAGACATATATATATAGAATACCGGGGGTGCAACTGGATCAAGATTTTGTGATCGGTCGCTAAACCGGGCCGTTTCGGACGAACCCGGACCGGACGTACAGGGGTCCTTTGAGGAGCCCGGCAGGCAGTAGATACTCTCACCACCGATTTCCCGAAGGCACGAAGCTTCTGGAAGCATCATCCGTCGGCGGCTGCATCGGACCAAGCGCGGTCACGCCTCCTGCATGCAGAGGGGAGACGGGCAGGTGCTTGGACGGAGCAACTCACGTGGGCAGCTTTCAGCGCAGCATTTTACTCCTGTGGCTCCGCCGCTCCGGCCGTCCCgctcacgcacgcacgcacgtcgTTTCAAAATCGCACGTATGGTCGTCGACTCGTCGTCGCTACTCGCTAGCCACACGTAGCACGCGCAAATTCGTAAACGATCACAACAGGAAGGAATCCGGGGTTCCGTTGTGCGTTTCACCACGCATCATGCATGACGCACGAACTGAATGGGCCGGGCGTATATGCCCGCTCCGATGCCGGCGGTCGGTCGGTCGGTGGGCGAGCGATACGGTTCTTCCCTTCTGCTTTGCGAGATGCTGCAAAGCGCATCAACGACGAATGGCTAAGCAAAACAGCATAATTAACGATGCCTTTGAGAATTGAGATTGACGGACGGGTCAACGATCAAGTTGTCGGAAACGATtttatattatgaaacggagggagtatataacacAAGCAAGTGGTGAATATGAAAAGGTTGCATGGATGGATGCCTCGGGCCGTTGAGAGACGTGGACGGCATGCTGCTCGCCGGTCGCCGTCTGACGGGCCACAAGAAGGTCGACACGGCAGGCAACCCTGATGAGGAACCGATTGAGCTTTGTTTGATGGATCCGGTCTAGCATCTTTTGCCCCGTCTTTGGTGCGACCACTGTCTATCACCACAAAGTAAGCATCATCATTGTAGGGGAAACACCGGCTTACTGCGCTCACTTTACAATCCTCTGGAAAGAAATTAAAGCTGTATCACTTTATATCAGGTTCCTTTTGGTCGCAAAGTTATACTATCAGTTGCTCATTGCGTTCTTTTAACCGGCTTCCTTAGGTGACTGGCATCTCATCGCTCAACAGGGAGGACAAGTGGACGACGCACCGTGAAGAGGCATGCATGCTTCTTGCCGGAATCTAGCGCAGTCACAGAGCACCATCTTTACTTATTGCTTTCGAACTTGACCCCGGTCAGTCACAGCACCTTGACCCCTGACCCCTCCCAAAGTTGTTCAATTCCCTTCATCAAAGGTCAAAGTTGAGATTTACTAGTGGACTAGTAGTATGCTAATTtattcctactccctccgtcccataatataagagtgttttttttGCACTACTTGTTAAAGCGAGCCGGCACAGCACAATACATGCATAACTTGCACTAAACATTCATATTACTTGCACCTGGAGTACCAGAATTATATACATTTTCATCAGAGGACTGCTGCTTCGTCATTCTACCACACGTTTGTTACAGATATCTACAGCTTATTCTATGTATGTATACTAGTATTATCTATACGATGCTGGTCCTCTTCTCTATGTCTGCCGCTTCTGTGTGATCAACGGCCTCTTGTAGTACCTCAGCAGCAGGGACCAGCAGACGACGCTGACGGAGGACGCGGCCATGGCGGCGCCGGCGACCCACGGCGGCAGCCGGAACCGGGTGGACGGGAACAGCACCCCCGCGGCGATCGGTATGCCGATGATGTTGTAGCCGAGGGCCCAGACGTAGTTCATCCGTATGCGGAAGAAGGCCTTCCTGGACAGGTCGATGGCCGTGATCACGTCCTCCAGGTTGCTCTTCATGAGCACGATGTCCGCCGCCTCGATGGCCACGTCGGTGCCCGCGCCGATGGCCATCCCGACGTTGGCCGCCACCAGCGCCGGGGAGTCGTTGATCCCATCGCCAACCATTGCCACGGTTTTTCCAGACAGCTGCAGTGATCAATCAAAGATTTAAAGGCGGTGAGTGGATGCGTGGCTGTATCCTGTTACTGTGTGACAGCACCATCAATCAAAGTAACAAAGCAAAGGATATATGGCCCTTTGAGATAAAGCAAGGATATCTTCTAGTCTAGCTCACCTGAAGCTCCTTCACCTTCTCAGCCTTCTGCTCTGGCTTTGCTTCGGCTATGATGTTTTCGATGCCAACCTCTTTGCCGATGGCCTTGGCGGTTCCCCAGTTGTCCCCGGTCACCATTATGCACTCCACCTTCATTGACTTGAGGTATGATATCACTTCATGAGCGTTCGGTTTTATCGGATCAGACACAGAGATTATGCCGACAATTTCTTGATCCATGGCCACGATGATCCCTGTGTGtgccttctcttcctcttccatgaggATTTCTGAAGCT
This region of Triticum aestivum cultivar Chinese Spring chromosome 2D, IWGSC CS RefSeq v2.1, whole genome shotgun sequence genomic DNA includes:
- the LOC542974 gene encoding probable phospholipid hydroperoxide glutathione peroxidase, which gives rise to MAAASSATSVHDFTVKDASGKDVDLSVYKGKVLLIVNVASQCGLTNSNYTELSQLYPKYKDQGFEILAFPCNQFGGQEPGTNDEIVQFACTRFKAEYPIFDKVDVNGNNVSPLYKFLKSSKGGLFGDSIKWNFSKFLVDKEGRVVDRYAPTTSPLSIEKDIKKLLGSS